The segment CGTTGCAGGAAACGAAAAATGGTGAGGTCGTAGGCATCGCGTCCCGCACCGAGGAAAGGGCCAGGGAGTACGCCGACAAGCACGGTATCCCACAGGCGTTTGGCTCTTATGACGCGCTGCTCGCTTCCCCGGACATCGACGCTGTCTACATCGCCCTTCCCAATGCCCTGCACCTCGAATGGATTCTAAAATCCTTGGACGCAGGCAAACACGTCCTCTGTGAAAAACCTTTGGCCATGAGCGCCGACGAGTGCGAGGAGATTACGAGCAAGGCCGAGGAGACCGGGCTCAAAGTCTTAGAAGGTTTTATGTACCGGTTTCACCCGCGTTTTGAGAAGCTACAAGAGCTGCTCGCGGCCCGCACGGTCGGCAAATTGACTTTCGTCCACGTCGGTCACTCTTTCGATGCGGGCGGGGACGACAACATCCGCTGGTATGCCGGGCTCGGCGGCGGCGCACTTTTCGATACCGGGTGCTACTGCGTCAACATGAGCCGGATGGTCACGGACCAGGAGCCGGCTCGAGTCGCCGCCTTTGGCAACTACCGTGACGCCATCGACGGAGGTCGGGTCGACACCAGCATTGCCGGCATGCTGCGCTTTCCCGGCGGTGCGACCGCGCTGTTTGATACCGGAGTGAATCTTGAGCGCCGCAACTTCTTGGAACTCACGGGCACCGAAGGCCGGCTCTACCTCGACAATCCGTTTGGGCTCCTGGAGGAGGATTCGGTCCTGGAGGAGCATCACTTCGGGCAGGACACGATCTATCACGAGGTCAAGGGCGAAAACCACTTCGTACGGATGGGCGAACACTTCGCCGACAGCGTCCTCAACGGAACGCCGCTCCGCTACGACCTCACGGACGCGGCAAACAACGCGCGGGCGTTGGAAGCTCTCGACAGGGCAGCGCGGAAACAAGAGGCGGGCGTCTGAACCGCTTCGTCGTAGCGGTTCTGCGGAACGACTTTTAGCTTGCCCAGGGCGTCCTCGAAGCCCACGTATTCGATTTCCGTTCCTTTGAGCGCTGTCATGGGCCGCGCTGGATGTGGCCCAGTCAGCCGTTGGACGGAACGGATTCGCCAGTTCGATCATCTCGCAAGCCCACTGGTGAATACGGGTGAATTTGGTCAACTTGGATTCATGCCTTGGGCTTGTCCGCAATCGCCGCTTTCGGGCTCCAGGTTAGCGGTCGTTCGAGTCAGAGGACGGTGGCTGAAAGGCACTCGTCTACACCGCCGACGAGAAACCCGACACCACCTCCGTCGCCTCCACCGCTAACCAGACAGGAACCCGGCACTACACAGCCGACGGCACCATTGCCGGCATCAAGTATTTTTCTTTTCTTTTTTGCTGCTGTCCGGTGGCTTCTACGTGTCCGCTCCGCCGGGCACAGCTACGCGATGCTCCGCCAGCAGCCAAAAAGCAACGGCAGGAATGGGAGCTGGCCGGGCACCTGAGCCGCCCCGGCCACCGAATTCTCGGCAAGGATACAAGAATCCATGAGGGTGCGGTCGAAGATACCTAAATCCTGGTGTCTTCGACGTTTTGGTGTGCTGTCACGAAAGGACCGAGGAGCGTGCTGAGGTGGGAGTGGACCTGTTCCAGCGTTTGCCCGGATTCGAGCATGCGGGTGCCCGCGTGGACGACGGAGTTGATCATCTCTGCCAGCGACTCGGGGTCCGCAACCCCGAGCTCTGTGAGCGTCTCTATGAGCGGTTCCTGGAGCTGGCGGTGCATCCGAGTGGCTTGCTCGTCTAGTTCGGCTCCCGGGGCCAGCGCGGCCAGCGCCGAACCCACGGCGTGTGCTCCTTCAGCGACGAGGTCCACGTTGGCTGTGGCGTAGGCCAAGATACGGTCGGCGTTGTTGGGGGCAGCCGCCATGGCCCCGGTGACTCGCTCGGTCCAGCGCGGAAAGATGTCGCGGACTAGCGCCTGGAGGAGGTCCTGGCGGGAGCCGAAGTACTGGTAGACGCTGGGACGTGACAGTCCGGCCCGCTCGGCCACGGCGGCCATGGTAGGCGCTTCGGAGGTCTCCTGCAATAGTTCGTGGGCAGCGTCCAATAGTGCGCGTTCTTGTGCGGCGCGGTGTTCCGCGACGGTGGGGGCACTGATTCTGGGCATTGCGGGATCCTTTGACACTGACTTACGTACGCATCAAGAGTACGGCGCGCGACGGCGGCCTGCTGAGCGGGCCGCCGTCGCGCGCTTGGGATCGGGCTTAGCGGATCGGGGCTGGGGCCCCTAAGCGGCCGTCCACCATTTCAGCGACGCGGTCGCAGTAGCCGAGGACGTCGTGGTCGTGGGTAACCATGACGGTTGCGACGCCGTGGTCATGGCTTTGGTGTGCGAGGAGTTCCACGACTTCGCGGCTGCGAGCACGGTCCAGGGACGCGGTCGGTTCATCCACGAGAAGGAGTTTCGCTCCGGTGACAAGTGCCCGCGCGATGCCCACGCGCTGGCGTTCGCCGCCGGAGAGCTGGCCCGGACGGTTGCTCGCACGGTGGGCCATGCCGACGGATTCCAGCAGGGGCATCGGGTCGAAGGTCTTCGTGCCGCCCGCGAGCCGGTTGGCCAGCCGGAGCTGGTCCGCCGCGGTCAGTGAGGGGATGAGGTTGCCGGACTGGAAGACGAAGCCGATGTTGGACAGCCGGAACGCAGCGCGTTTGCCCTGGCTCAGTTGTGAAAGGTCCTGGCCGTTGACCGTGACCGTTCCGGAATCCGGGGATACCAGGGCGCCGGCGACGGCGAGCAGTGAGGATTTGCCGGAACCGGACGGCCCGACGATGGCCAGGAACTCGCCTGGGGAAACATCGAGGCTGACGTCCTCCAGGGCTGTCACCCGGGTGTTGCCGTCGCCGAGTTCCATCACCGCATGGCGGATGGACAGGCCGGTGGTTTGGGGCGTGTAGGCGCGTCTTGCCCGTGCTGCCGGGAACGTGGGATTGGTCATCGCTGTCCTCCAAGGGCGTTGAGCGGGTCGATCCGGGAAATGCGCACCACGGCCACGGCGGCACCGATCAGGCCCAGACCGATGGTGAGAGCCGTGGCGATGGCGATCGGTGCGGCCTCGAGAGCGAACGGCATGGCACCCGGCATGGCGGCGCCCAATCCCAGGCCGGCGGCCACGCCCAGCGCGGTGAATCCCACCAACAGGATGGCGGCCTGGGCCAGTCCATCCCGCAGCAGGTAGCCGGTTGAGGCGCCGATGGCCCGCAGGACGGAGATTTCGTGTTTGCGTTGGATGGTCCACACGGTGAAGAACGCGCCGACCACCAGGGCGCAGATCGCGTAGAGGAAGACCTGGATCATGCTCAGGGTCATGGTCTCGGCCTCATAGCCAGGAGATGCGTTGAAGGCAGCGGACAGGGACTTGCTGGTCGTTCCGGCGGCAGCGTCGCCGGCGGCAAGGTCCAGCTTGGCGCCGGGCTTGGCCTGGACGGCCACCACGCTGGCGGTGTCGAAATGGAGTGCGGACAGTTGCACGGCGGTCGGGGCTCCGGCGGCGGCCTGGCCGGACGCGATCAGCTGCCAGGTTTTCAGCGGCAGGTAGGCCACGTCGACGTGTCCGAACGTGGCCTGCCCCTCGGTGAAGCCAACAACTTTAAGCTTCGTGCCGATCCGGTCCAGCGTCACGACCGTGCCGAGATTAATGCCTTCAGCCTTTGCGGTGGAGGACACGACGATGCCGTCAGTCTCGCCGAGGCCGGTGCCTGCCGAGCGGGACGGTTCAAGGAAGGATCCAGGCTCGATGCCGAAAAGCGTGAGGTCAACCTGCTTGCCGGAATCGGTGGTGGCATTGGCCATGCCGACGCCCATCTTCTCGGCGGCGGCCACGCCCTCGACGCCGCGCCAGGCGTCGAGCTGCTGGTCATCGATCGCGGAGCGGGAGAAGGCGTTGTCGGTCTTGGTTCCCTGATCAAAGGCAAACGCGGTCACGGGCATCGATTTGAGGCCTGACACGCCATCGTTGACAAGGCCCGAGGAAAGGCCGGAGAGCATCACCATCAGGACGGCAATGAGGGCTATGACACCGCCCATCAGGCTGAAGCGACCACGCGCGAAGATCAGTTCGCGGAGTGCAAGGAACATTGGCAGTCCTAGTTTCGGAGGAGGATGAATTTAGTTACTGACAAGATGTCGACATCTTTCCGACAGCTTGTCAGGAAAATGTATTTGTTTCAAATCTAGGACCGGTCGCGTGGCGCGACAACCCGCTTGCGGTGCGGACCCACATCCAACGAGGTAAATGCTTAAGCGGCCAACTCGACCATGCGAAGGTCAAGCTTCCGAAAGATAGGGCAGCAGTACTTGCTACGTGGTCCCATGCCAGAAGGCATCGTCATTCCCGGGCGGCCGGGACGGGAGACGGCCGGGAATGCTGCCAGCGCGGCGGCCTGATGGTCTGTGTGCCGAGTCCCTGGCGGCGGGACCCGTCGGCGACTTCCAGGAAGTCAATCTCCAGCCCGTTGCTCGCTTGGCGGACCCCGTTGCCGGAATCCATCTCGGGGTCCGAGGGGAAAGCGGTAGTGACTTCATTGGCCTGCCAGCTGGCCTGTGTGCGGTCCTCCGATGACTCAAATGGCGAGAAAACGGGCACAATTACGCGATGCTCCGCCAGCAGGCACGTGCAGCTGCGGCCCGGATTGTGGAAGGCGCCAATTAGCTCGGCACGGTCGGCAAGACGGTCTAGTGTCCGAGCAATTCCAATGACCGTTGTCCCGGGAGGGCCTCGGGGACCCCTCAGCCCGACAGGCTGGCCGGGGGCTCAGCCGAACAGGACTGCGGCTTCGTCGTAGCGGTTCTGCGGAACGACTTTTAGCTTGTCCAGGGCGTCCTCGAAAGCCACTCGTTCGATTTCCGTGCCTTTGAGGGCCACCATGGTTCCCCAGCGGCCTTCGACGACGGAGTCGATGGCGGCCATGCCCAGGCGGGTGGCCAGGACCCTGTCGAAGGCTGAGGGCACGCCGCCGCGCTGGATGTGGCCCAGGATGGTGGCACGGGTTTCGATGCCGGTCAGGGCTTCGATTTCCGGGGTGAGTTGGTCCGCGATGCCACCGAGCCGGGGACGGCCGAAGGTGTCTAGCCCGCGTTCGGAGTGCGGGGATTCCATGTGGTCCGGGACGAACCCTTCGGCCACCACTACCAGTGGGGCGCGGCCACGGGTGTGGGCTTCCTTGACCCACTGGGCTATCTGCTCGATGCTGACTTTCTGCTCGGGGATCAGGATGGCGTGCGCGCCGGCTGCCATCCCGGCGTGCAGGGCGATCCAGCCCACGTGCCGGCCCATGACCTCCACGATCATGCAGCGGTGGTGCGATTCTCCGGTGGTGCGTAGCCGGTCCAGGGCCTCGGTGGCGATTTGGACGGCGGTGTCGAAACCGAAGGTGTAGTCCGTGGCGTCAAGGTCGTTGTCCACTGTCTTGGGAACGCCGACGATCTTGAGTCCTGCGTCGGTCAGGCGCTTGGCCGCGGCCAGGGTTCCCTCACCGCCGATGGCAATGATCGCCTCGATGCCAAGACGGTCCATGTGGGCCGTGATGACCTCGGGGCCGCCGCCGTTCTCGAACGGGTTGGTGCGGGAGGTGCCAAGGATGGTTCCGCCTTGTTTGGCGATGCCCCGGACCATGGTGCGGGGAATCTCGATGATGTCGCCCTCAACCACACCACGCCAGCCGTCCCGGAAGCCCACGAATTCGTGACCATGGATGGCAATGCCCTTGAGCACGGCGCCACGGATAACGGCGTTTAGACCGGGACAGTCGCCACCGCTGGTGAGGATTCCAATTTTCATGTTTCGGCTCAAATCTAAGAAGGTTTGCGGGCATGGGTTCCGCCCGGTGACATGAGTGGTGGAGGGCGGACGCTAGGCCGATCCCAGGGCGGCAAGCACCGGCATGGCTTCCTCAACGACATCCCTCGCCGGGAACGACGGCCGCTTCACGCCGGCCATTTCTTCCATGACGCGCACTACCTGGCAGGAGTAGCCGAATTCGTTGTCGTACCAGACATAGACCACGAGGTTCTTGTCGTTGGCGATGGTGGCCAGGCCATCCACGATGCCCGCACGGCGGGAGCCCACGAAGTCCGTGGAGACAACCTCGGGCGAATCGATGAAGTCGATCTGCTTGCGTAGCTCCGAGTGCAATGACATCTCGCGAAGGTAGTTGTTCACTTCCTCCTTCGTGGTCCCCGTCTCCAGGCTCAGGTTCAAAATGGCCATCGACACATCCGGGGTCGGTACCCGGATCGCGTTGCCGGTCAGCTTGCCCTGCAGCTCGGGCAGGGCCTTGGCCACGGCCTTGGCCGCACCCGTTTCGGTGATGACCATGTTCAGGGCCGCCGAACGCCCGCGCCGGTCGCCCTTGTGGAAGTTATCGATCAGGTTCTGATCGTTCGTGAACGAGTGCACGGTCTCCACGTGCCCGTGGATGACGCCGAACTTGTCGTTGAGTGCCTTCAGCACCGGGGTGATCGCGTTCGTGGTGCACGACGCCGCGGTGACGATCCTGTCCGAGTCCAGAATCGAGGAATGGTTGATGCCATGAACGATGTTTTTCAGCTCACCCTTGCCCGGAGCCGTGAGCAACACCCGTGCCACGCCCTTGCTGCGCAGGTGCTGGGACAGGCCCTCGGCATCGCGCCACCGGCCCGTGTTATCCACCACCAAAGCATCCTTGATGCCGTAGGCCGTGTAATCGACAGTGGAAGGGTTCTCCGAGTAGATAACCTGGATCTGCACCCCGTTGGCCGTGATCGTGTTGGCGGCCTCGTCCACGCGGATGGTGCCTTCGAAGGAACCATGCACCGAATCCCGGCGCAGCAGGCTCGCGCGCTTGACGAGATCGTTCTCGGCGCCCTTGCGCACCACGATCGCGCGCAGGCGCAGGCCATGCCCGCCGCCGGCCTTCTCAATCAGGAGCCGGGCCAGGAGCCGGCCGATGCGCCCGAAACCATACAGCACCACATCCGTACTGCTCCGGTCGTCCGCGCCCCGACGCCCGAGAACCCCGGCCAGCTCGGCCCGGAGGAATTCCTCCAAAGCCAGGCCACCGCCGTCGAACTTGAACTTCTCGTTCAACCGCGCAATATCAATCGCCGCGGCCCCGAGCTCCAGCCCCGCCAGGATGTTCAACAACGGCGCCGTCTCCTCGAGCAGCAGCTCTTCCTTGCTGATCCGACGCGCGAAACGGTGCGCCTTCAAGATGCTCATCGTGGACATGTTGACCAGGCTGCGCCCATGGATGCTCGTCACCACATTGTTTTCCCGGTACAACCGGCCAATCACCGGAATCATGGCCTCAGCCAACGCTTCCCGGCCCATCCACATAAGACGAGAAGCTGAAGTCTCTAGCATCGGACTGCCTTTCTAAAAGCGGATCGTGTGCCGCCGGTCTCGTTGTCTTGGCATCCATCGTCCTGTCATTTGCGGGTAGGCGAAACGCTGATTCGGGATGGTTTAAACCATCCGTTTGGGTGGTCGCGCATGAAAATCCTCCGCTGGGCTTCAAGATTCCTCGGTCGACTGCTTCCTGAGGGCATGCGGAATGCCGGCGACTGGCTGGCCAGTCGCCCCTAGCTTGGCACCGAAGCGACTTGGATCAGTGGCTTCGGGTGGCCCGGAGCACGCTGTCGATGGTGGCGGTTTGTTGGCCCTCAGGGCCGGTAACCACTCGCTCCCGCGAATCGGCAACGTTGATCCGCCAAGTCCCCGGACCGTTCGTGAGCGTCGCTACCAAGTCCTCGGGCGTAAAGAACTTGTCCTTCATTTCCTTGTGTCCGCTCCACGGAGTCAGGCCTTCCGGGTGATGCCCGACCACCAGCAGGGTGCCGCCGGAAGCCACGGCGGATGCGGCAGAGACAAGGAAATCCGGCCACGGGACCAGCGGAGAATGGAGGAATTGGGAGGACACCAAGTCGAAGTTCTCTTCCGGATGCCATGAGGCGAAGTCCCGCTGCTGCCAAGCGATGCGGTCCTGCAACCCGGCTTCGACCGCATGGGTTGCTGCGCGTTCAAGCGCGACGGCGGAGACATCCACCGCGGTCACCGTCCAGCCGTGCTGGGCGAGCCAGATGGCGTCTGCCCCCTCTCCGCAGCCCAAGTCCAGGGCGGTGCCGGGGGCAAGGCCCGTGGCTTCCGCGATCAGCTGCGGATTGGGATGCCCGCTCCACTTCTTCGCCTTTTCGAGGTAGACACCATCCCAGAACTGAGCCGGGTCGGCGTCGGGGGCTTCGCTGGAAAGGTGGGTTCCGCCGTCGTGATGGTGCGTCATGGCTCAAGCCTGCCCTGAGAGGCACCGCGAGGCAACGCCCGCCCCACCCAACTAACTCGCAGTTGTTGTCGTTTTGAAGGCTCATAGCGACAACAACTGCGAGTTAGTTGGGCAAGGGGACAGTCGTGCGAAGGGGAGTCGCTCGCAGATGCTAGAATAGATCTACTTGATGTGCAGTGATGCCCGCTTAGTCCCCGAATTTGGATTAGTTCCAAACTTGGGAAGTGGGCTTTTTTCATGTGAGAGGCACATCCTGCGTCGATGAACGCGTTTTCTCTGGTCCCGGCCACGGCTTATTGCCCACCGGTCGATCACTGACTTTTTCCTCGGCGAACCCTTGGCCCAACCGGCGTCGGGGGACGATGTCCGTTGGACACCGCCAGAAAGACCCTTGAAACACATGACTACTTTTGCTGCCCTTGGCACGCCCAAGGCCATCGCCGAGTCCCTCGCCGCAGATGGAATTGAAGAAGCCTTCCCTATCCAGGTCAAGACCCTCCCGGACACGCTCGCAGGCCGCGACGTCCTGGGCCGCGGACGCACTGGCTCCGGTAAGACCATCGCTTTCGCTATCCCGCTTGTGGCGCGTCTCGCCGAGCGCGAAGCCAAGCACTTCCGCAAGCCCGGCCGCCCCATGGGCCTGGTCCTCGCACCAACCCGTGAGCTCGCCACCCAGATCAACGCCACTATTGAACCGTTGGCCAAAGCCATGGGCCTGAACACCACCGTCATCTACGGTGGGATCTCCCAGGCCCGCCAAGAAAAGGCCCTCCGCGCCGGCGTCGATATTGTTATCGCCTGCCCGGGCCGCCTCGAGGACCTCATCCGCCAGCGCATCCTGACCTTGGAAGCTGTCGAGATCACGGTGCTGGACGAGGCCGACCATATGGCCGATCTCGGCTTCCTCCCGGTCGTCAAGAAACTCATGGACATGACCCCCACCCAGGGCCAGCGCCTGCTCTTCTCCGCGACGCTGGACAACGGTGTTGACAAGCTGGTCAACCGTTACCTGTCCAACCCGCTGACCCACTCCGTTGATGACCCACAGGCTGCGGTCACCACCATGGAGCACCACGTCCTGGTGGTCAACGACCAGACCGTGAAGAAGCAACTGATCGTCGAGCTCGCGTCTGGCGCCGGCCGCCGCGTCCTTTTCATGCGGACCAAGCATCACGCCCGCAAATTGGCCAAGACCCTGACCGATTGCGGCATCCCCGCCGTCGATCTCCACGGAAACCTGTCGCAGAACGCCCGTGACCGCAACCTCGCCGAGTTCTCCAGCGGCGAGGTCCGTGTCCTGGTGGCCACCGACGTCGCCGCCCGCGGTGTACACGTCGACGACGTCGAACTCGTCATCCACGTCGACCCACCCACCGAGCACAAGGCTTACCTGCACCGCTCCGGCCGTACGGCCCGCGCAGGTTCCGACGGCACTGTGGTCACATTGACGCTCCCCGAGCAGCAGTCCGACGTCAAGAAGCTTATGAAGGCCGCCGGCGTCGACGTCTCCTTCGAACGCGTCACAGCCAACTCACCACTGGTTGCCAAGCTCGTGGGCGACGTTGCGGACAAGGTTGATCCGCGTACTCGGGCGGCATTGCTCGCCGCGAAGACCCAGCAGCCGGGCGGCGGCACCTCCACCGGTGCCAATGCCCAGCGCAAGCGCAGCCGCCGCACCACCCAAGCTGCACCCACTGCGGGTGGTCGTGGTGGTCGCGGTGGACGTGGCAAGGTTGCGGCCGAGCCCGTCCGCACCGACATCAACCGTGCGGAGCGCCGCGCTGCTGCGAACGACGACGTCGCCCGCAGCTCGCGTGGACGCGGCAACGCTGGCTCCACTCACCGCAACGACGTTCCAGGCGCACAGGGCCAGGGTGGCCGCAGCGGCCGTCCGGCAACCGGCCAGCGTGCATCTGGCGGTAACCGCTCGGCGTCGGCTCCGCGCACGGAATCTGCCACGTCCACGCGCAGCACTGGCAACAAGGCTGTATGGTCCTCGAACACGGGCGGCAACTCCGGCGGCTCATACGGCTCCGGCTCGGGCAACTCCGGTTCGGGCCGCCCGACGCGCAGCGGCCCGCGCCGTGCTTCTGCTCCGGCGTCGAACGAGCGCCGCGGCCGCTAGGCAGCCTGGGGTCCAAGGCAGTCCCGCTAGGTAGCCCGGCTCGCCAGGCCACCACGGATGGACATGCTCAACGTGGGCAACAAGGAGTGGACATATTCCTGATATGTCCACTCCTGAGCTCAAAGAATGAGCATGTGCCTGCGGGTTACCAGCCGCGCTCGCGCCATTCAGCCAAGTGAGGCCGTTCCGCACCGAGTGTGGTCGGATCTCCATGGCCAGGATGAACCACGGTGTCGTCCGGGTAAACCTCGAACAGCCGTTCCGTCACGTCGTTCAAAAGCGATGTGAAGCGGGCGGCATCGTTCTGGGTGTTGCCAACGCCTCCCGGGAACAAGGAGTCGCCACTGAAAATGTGCGTCGGTCCTTCCGGATCTTGGTACACGTAGGCAATTGAACCCGGAGTGTGTCCGCGCAAGTGCACCGCGGTGATGTCGAAACCGTCGAAGTTTCCAACATCGCCATGGCGCAACGGCACGTCCACAG is part of the Arthrobacter methylotrophus genome and harbors:
- a CDS encoding ABC transporter ATP-binding protein, coding for MTNPTFPAARARRAYTPQTTGLSIRHAVMELGDGNTRVTALEDVSLDVSPGEFLAIVGPSGSGKSSLLAVAGALVSPDSGTVTVNGQDLSQLSQGKRAAFRLSNIGFVFQSGNLIPSLTAADQLRLANRLAGGTKTFDPMPLLESVGMAHRASNRPGQLSGGERQRVGIARALVTGAKLLLVDEPTASLDRARSREVVELLAHQSHDHGVATVMVTHDHDVLGYCDRVAEMVDGRLGAPAPIR
- a CDS encoding ATP-dependent 6-phosphofructokinase, with product MKIGILTSGGDCPGLNAVIRGAVLKGIAIHGHEFVGFRDGWRGVVEGDIIEIPRTMVRGIAKQGGTILGTSRTNPFENGGGPEVITAHMDRLGIEAIIAIGGEGTLAAAKRLTDAGLKIVGVPKTVDNDLDATDYTFGFDTAVQIATEALDRLRTTGESHHRCMIVEVMGRHVGWIALHAGMAAGAHAILIPEQKVSIEQIAQWVKEAHTRGRAPLVVVAEGFVPDHMESPHSERGLDTFGRPRLGGIADQLTPEIEALTGIETRATILGHIQRGGVPSAFDRVLATRLGMAAIDSVVEGRWGTMVALKGTEIERVAFEDALDKLKVVPQNRYDEAAVLFG
- a CDS encoding glyceraldehyde-3-phosphate dehydrogenase is translated as MGREALAEAMIPVIGRLYRENNVVTSIHGRSLVNMSTMSILKAHRFARRISKEELLLEETAPLLNILAGLELGAAAIDIARLNEKFKFDGGGLALEEFLRAELAGVLGRRGADDRSSTDVVLYGFGRIGRLLARLLIEKAGGGHGLRLRAIVVRKGAENDLVKRASLLRRDSVHGSFEGTIRVDEAANTITANGVQIQVIYSENPSTVDYTAYGIKDALVVDNTGRWRDAEGLSQHLRSKGVARVLLTAPGKGELKNIVHGINHSSILDSDRIVTAASCTTNAITPVLKALNDKFGVIHGHVETVHSFTNDQNLIDNFHKGDRRGRSAALNMVITETGAAKAVAKALPELQGKLTGNAIRVPTPDVSMAILNLSLETGTTKEEVNNYLREMSLHSELRKQIDFIDSPEVVSTDFVGSRRAGIVDGLATIANDKNLVVYVWYDNEFGYSCQVVRVMEEMAGVKRPSFPARDVVEEAMPVLAALGSA
- a CDS encoding ABC transporter permease, which produces MFLALRELIFARGRFSLMGGVIALIAVLMVMLSGLSSGLVNDGVSGLKSMPVTAFAFDQGTKTDNAFSRSAIDDQQLDAWRGVEGVAAAEKMGVGMANATTDSGKQVDLTLFGIEPGSFLEPSRSAGTGLGETDGIVVSSTAKAEGINLGTVVTLDRIGTKLKVVGFTEGQATFGHVDVAYLPLKTWQLIASGQAAAGAPTAVQLSALHFDTASVVAVQAKPGAKLDLAAGDAAAGTTSKSLSAAFNASPGYEAETMTLSMIQVFLYAICALVVGAFFTVWTIQRKHEISVLRAIGASTGYLLRDGLAQAAILLVGFTALGVAAGLGLGAAMPGAMPFALEAAPIAIATALTIGLGLIGAAVAVVRISRIDPLNALGGQR
- a CDS encoding Gfo/Idh/MocA family oxidoreductase — protein: MSEKLRWGVLGTARVVRKTIPALQETKNGEVVGIASRTEERAREYADKHGIPQAFGSYDALLASPDIDAVYIALPNALHLEWILKSLDAGKHVLCEKPLAMSADECEEITSKAEETGLKVLEGFMYRFHPRFEKLQELLAARTVGKLTFVHVGHSFDAGGDDNIRWYAGLGGGALFDTGCYCVNMSRMVTDQEPARVAAFGNYRDAIDGGRVDTSIAGMLRFPGGATALFDTGVNLERRNFLELTGTEGRLYLDNPFGLLEEDSVLEEHHFGQDTIYHEVKGENHFVRMGEHFADSVLNGTPLRYDLTDAANNARALEALDRAARKQEAGV
- a CDS encoding TetR/AcrR family transcriptional regulator, whose product is MPRISAPTVAEHRAAQERALLDAAHELLQETSEAPTMAAVAERAGLSRPSVYQYFGSRQDLLQALVRDIFPRWTERVTGAMAAAPNNADRILAYATANVDLVAEGAHAVGSALAALAPGAELDEQATRMHRQLQEPLIETLTELGVADPESLAEMINSVVHAGTRMLESGQTLEQVHSHLSTLLGPFVTAHQNVEDTRI
- a CDS encoding DEAD/DEAH box helicase gives rise to the protein MTTFAALGTPKAIAESLAADGIEEAFPIQVKTLPDTLAGRDVLGRGRTGSGKTIAFAIPLVARLAEREAKHFRKPGRPMGLVLAPTRELATQINATIEPLAKAMGLNTTVIYGGISQARQEKALRAGVDIVIACPGRLEDLIRQRILTLEAVEITVLDEADHMADLGFLPVVKKLMDMTPTQGQRLLFSATLDNGVDKLVNRYLSNPLTHSVDDPQAAVTTMEHHVLVVNDQTVKKQLIVELASGAGRRVLFMRTKHHARKLAKTLTDCGIPAVDLHGNLSQNARDRNLAEFSSGEVRVLVATDVAARGVHVDDVELVIHVDPPTEHKAYLHRSGRTARAGSDGTVVTLTLPEQQSDVKKLMKAAGVDVSFERVTANSPLVAKLVGDVADKVDPRTRAALLAAKTQQPGGGTSTGANAQRKRSRRTTQAAPTAGGRGGRGGRGKVAAEPVRTDINRAERRAAANDDVARSSRGRGNAGSTHRNDVPGAQGQGGRSGRPATGQRASGGNRSASAPRTESATSTRSTGNKAVWSSNTGGNSGGSYGSGSGNSGSGRPTRSGPRRASAPASNERRGR
- a CDS encoding MBL fold metallo-hydrolase, translated to MDSLIHSLRDITVRRISVSEMNNNVYLLTAKGSGAQILIDAADDLPAIQQMIGASAADTTATPRLALIATTHQHWDHVRALPGLVEVTGAKTSAGADDADALPVPVDVPLRHGDVGNFDGFDITAVHLRGHTPGSIAYVYQDPEGPTHIFSGDSLFPGGVGNTQNDAARFTSLLNDVTERLFEVYPDDTVVHPGHGDPTTLGAERPHLAEWRERGW
- a CDS encoding class I SAM-dependent methyltransferase, which gives rise to MTHHHDGGTHLSSEAPDADPAQFWDGVYLEKAKKWSGHPNPQLIAEATGLAPGTALDLGCGEGADAIWLAQHGWTVTAVDVSAVALERAATHAVEAGLQDRIAWQQRDFASWHPEENFDLVSSQFLHSPLVPWPDFLVSAASAVASGGTLLVVGHHPEGLTPWSGHKEMKDKFFTPEDLVATLTNGPGTWRINVADSRERVVTGPEGQQTATIDSVLRATRSH